Proteins from a single region of Candidatus Dadabacteria bacterium:
- a CDS encoding methylated-DNA--[protein]-cysteine S-methyltransferase: MVNTKEISSGKKKKTRSGMRIIYGIHGTPFGKCLIGICEEAICHMSFFRTDPESHLKEFRKAWPNPKNRRDDEKTAEVLRNLLFSPGRRPPEILLLGTRFQLKVWEKLMEVREGETLSYSELAESAGVPTAVRAVSNAVAGNPIAYLVPCHRIIGKAGDLHGYRWGLDVKRAILEYEGVNLVSQ, encoded by the coding sequence GTGGTTAACACGAAAGAGATTTCTTCCGGGAAAAAGAAAAAAACCAGGTCCGGGATGCGCATTATCTACGGGATCCACGGTACTCCGTTTGGAAAATGTCTTATCGGGATATGCGAAGAAGCTATATGCCATATGAGTTTTTTCCGCACTGATCCTGAAAGCCACTTGAAAGAATTCAGGAAGGCATGGCCAAACCCGAAGAACCGAAGGGATGACGAAAAAACGGCCGAAGTATTGCGGAACTTGCTGTTTTCCCCGGGAAGACGGCCTCCGGAGATACTGCTCCTAGGAACACGGTTTCAGCTCAAGGTATGGGAAAAGCTGATGGAGGTCCGGGAGGGTGAGACCTTGTCCTATTCAGAACTTGCGGAGTCGGCAGGAGTGCCCACTGCAGTAAGGGCCGTCTCAAATGCCGTGGCGGGAAATCCGATTGCTTATTTGGTGCCTTGCCACCGTATTATAGGAAAGGCGGGGGATCTTCACGGCTACCGCTGGGGGCTTGACGTGAAAAGGGCGATTCTTGAGTACGAAGGGGTTAACCTGGTCTCGCAGTGA
- a CDS encoding acyl-CoA dehydrogenase family protein — protein MRKLPPRMQTKLYKEHLFPEETREIRKKVRDFAEKEVLPIARDIGEKSEKNENFPRDLFRKMAAEGLFRIPYSKKDGGLGLSHPACAAAVMAEELAYISASVAGTINAHFLLSGKTLAMGSPHIKEKYLAAALDGTSVASFAMTEPQSGSDVRTESLVTKARRKGKKYIVNGRKRYITNAGVADFVTLLASAGDKSIMIVVDLDSPGCSVSPPDKKLGNRGELTYDIYLEDVEVPRENLIGKEGDGLRVAVNSLLYGRTGIGASGVGMAQSAFDECVEFMNEREAFGKKIADFQYWQFLLAQRAVEIENARNLYLKAALCLDNGDPFPTFETSAAKYYGSEISVTMARDAVQIFGGLGLMVELAHDSSTYKVEEIYRDSKVGEIYEGTNEIHKMIIARSIFGRR, from the coding sequence GTGCGCAAATTACCCCCAAGAATGCAGACAAAGCTCTACAAGGAGCATCTTTTTCCCGAAGAAACGAGAGAAATCAGGAAGAAAGTGAGGGACTTTGCCGAAAAAGAGGTTCTTCCGATTGCTAGGGACATAGGAGAGAAAAGCGAGAAAAACGAGAATTTTCCCCGTGATCTTTTCAGGAAAATGGCCGCAGAGGGACTTTTCCGGATCCCGTATTCAAAAAAGGACGGGGGACTGGGTCTTTCCCACCCCGCGTGCGCGGCAGCGGTTATGGCGGAGGAACTCGCCTACATAAGTGCGAGCGTCGCGGGAACGATAAATGCCCACTTTTTGCTTTCCGGAAAAACCTTGGCTATGGGGTCCCCCCACATAAAGGAAAAATATCTCGCTGCGGCTCTTGATGGAACCTCGGTGGCGTCATTTGCGATGACGGAGCCCCAGTCGGGTTCCGACGTAAGGACCGAGTCTCTTGTAACGAAAGCCCGCAGGAAGGGCAAAAAATACATTGTAAACGGCCGCAAGCGCTACATAACCAACGCCGGGGTGGCTGATTTCGTTACTCTGCTAGCTTCAGCGGGGGACAAGTCCATAATGATAGTGGTTGATCTTGATTCGCCGGGTTGTTCCGTGAGTCCCCCGGATAAGAAACTCGGAAACAGGGGAGAACTTACCTACGACATATACCTTGAAGATGTGGAGGTGCCCCGGGAAAACCTAATAGGGAAGGAGGGAGATGGCCTTCGGGTCGCCGTTAATTCCCTTCTTTACGGAAGGACGGGAATCGGGGCAAGCGGGGTGGGGATGGCGCAGTCGGCGTTCGACGAATGCGTGGAGTTCATGAACGAGAGGGAGGCTTTCGGAAAAAAGATAGCCGATTTTCAGTACTGGCAGTTTTTGCTGGCGCAGAGGGCTGTTGAGATAGAAAACGCTAGGAACCTGTATCTGAAGGCCGCGCTCTGCCTTGACAATGGGGATCCTTTCCCGACTTTCGAGACATCCGCCGCCAAGTACTACGGCTCGGAGATAAGTGTTACTATGGCCCGCGACGCCGTTCAGATATTCGGAGGTCTCGGGCTTATGGTGGAACTTGCCCACGATTCCTCCACCTACAAGGTCGAGGAAATCTACAGAGATTCCAAGGTCGGGGAGATATACGAAGGCACAAACGAGATACACAAGATGATAATAGCGAGATCAATTTTCGGAAGGAGGTAG
- a CDS encoding LLM class flavin-dependent oxidoreductase produces MSLTGIVVPYWADVKKDDLTYFSKLAEDLGYHSIWVPEMWGRDAFSLISHMASVTERINLATGIISVYSRSPALIAQTAATVDEYCGERFILGLGISSVYLNEYWHGTKFERPLRRTLECVEIIRTVLAGKRVDYDGEIFRLKNFRLLFKPRRSEIPIYIASMGPKNIELTSRVADGWIPYLCPVSLINERKKVLASGGRKITVAPFIPAMVSEDRSESREIVREFVALYVCSMGDYYHKLVSSYGFGEEADRAKKLWRENRAEAIKSISDELLDLVSVSGSPEEGRAKLAEFAESSDLPILMFPYNASREQTAFAMKALAP; encoded by the coding sequence TTGTCTCTTACCGGAATCGTCGTACCGTACTGGGCCGACGTAAAAAAAGATGATCTCACCTATTTTTCGAAACTGGCAGAAGACTTGGGCTATCACTCCATCTGGGTTCCCGAAATGTGGGGACGGGACGCATTTTCCCTGATATCCCACATGGCGTCGGTCACAGAAAGGATAAATCTGGCCACCGGTATCATCTCCGTTTACAGCAGGTCTCCGGCACTCATAGCGCAGACTGCGGCCACCGTGGATGAGTACTGCGGGGAAAGATTCATCCTCGGACTCGGGATAAGCAGCGTTTACCTCAACGAATACTGGCACGGCACGAAATTCGAGCGTCCCCTGAGACGGACGCTTGAGTGCGTCGAGATAATAAGGACGGTCCTCGCGGGAAAGAGAGTCGACTATGATGGGGAGATTTTCAGGCTTAAGAACTTCAGGCTTCTTTTTAAGCCCCGGCGAAGCGAGATTCCCATATATATCGCATCCATGGGACCGAAAAACATCGAGCTTACCTCCCGGGTCGCTGACGGCTGGATTCCCTACCTCTGCCCCGTGAGCCTTATTAACGAAAGAAAAAAGGTGCTCGCTTCCGGCGGAAGAAAAATAACCGTGGCCCCGTTTATTCCGGCGATGGTTTCCGAGGACCGAAGCGAATCAAGAGAAATCGTAAGGGAGTTCGTGGCCCTTTATGTATGCTCCATGGGAGATTACTACCACAAGCTCGTAAGCAGCTACGGATTCGGGGAGGAAGCGGACAGGGCGAAAAAGCTCTGGCGGGAAAACAGGGCGGAAGCCATAAAAAGCATAAGTGACGAACTGCTTGATCTTGTTTCCGTGAGCGGTTCCCCGGAGGAGGGAAGAGCAAAGCTCGCGGAGTTCGCCGAGAGCTCCGATCTTCCCATTCTCATGTTCCCCTATAACGCTTCGAGAGAGCAGACAGCTTTTGCAATGAAAGCGCTTGCCCCTTGA